TTACACTTTCACTACTGAGAGAAAGTGCTTTTCAGTTTATTTCTGTTATGCCTATTAGACCACaaattcatgtttaaatgtttttctaattgatgagtgaaGTCTTCTTGTTTTTAGATAAACGAACTTCCTTGTTCTGCCTTACTTTCCAGCACTCACCTTCTGTGGGTAATTTCATTCTCTTAACACCATGTATGTAAGGTAGATTCGTCTTATTATATATCGATGTTAATTTATTGTTACggacaaaaatgtattaaacatttgtaaCCAAAATGTTATGAGCTCTGTTGttcaaataatcaaaacaatTAAAGGTAACTTACCTTCGCTTATTGGTGATTTTTTATCAGAACCGAAAAAGAATTGGAacaaatttctgtaaatatttttcttttttgcaacTTCCAGCATACCTTTAGTTCCATCTAAAGCATCAATACAGCTGTAACCCAAAGCTTTCAGCTGAAAtttgtaaaaactgtttattacatTTAGTATAAATTACgtaattttactaatatatatatagcaaaacTCATAGTGAATAGACTTactgaaagaaagttaaaacatCATTCCATTATGAAAGAGTGCAGACAAGACATGAATCATTAATAAACTGTTACATCGGCCGGTACTGATGTCAAGTATTAAAGCTATAAGATCGATCAGTAACGATATTGAACATTGATAGCTATGTCAGCTggtataaatatgaaatattgtctctaatatgttacttttttacaaattatattgtaaGGTTACAATATAAGATATCGGTCTTAAAGTAAATCATTCAAGTCCGACAATGCTGAGttgtgtttgaaatattacaCACTTATGTCAATTAATACTTATAATTAAACCAAAATAGCTATTCAAAATTGTAAACCATATATGGAAATCATATTTTACTATAGTGAAACTTGTATGGTAGAATATAGGTAGTGTATGTAATAGGCCGGAACACTTGTTCTGAAGCGTATTTGACATTACGAAACAAAACtaagtaatttatgttttgaTCATAACATTAGAAATGTGTATGAAGCCTAAGAAATACGTCATATAAGCGTTTTTCTCAGGCCAAACTGCGATACTTTTTGTGACTTACGTCAGCCCTATGTATCAGGTAATCCCTCAAGTAATGTTGGACTTTAGGTTcaggaaaagagaaaggatttcaaacacttttaatgttatttaatcagtaatgaATGTTCcactattattaattacttcctgacaacgattcacaagcttctgaatgccactataaaattcttggggtttggagggaAATAATGTAtagagagtagttttgacatcttcatgtgttccaagctcttttccatcaagatagttttgtaaactttggaatagatgataatcagatggggcaaggtctggagaataaggaggatgtggaagtttttcccaatcTATCTCTTTAGTCTTTGCAGATGCAATCCTTACTGTGTGAGGCTatgtattatcctggtgtaacacaagaactttacgattgatcaaagcaagtCTCTCTTCTTTCAGTACAACATttaagcgctctaactgttgacaatgaaagcctgatgtaatcgttacattgactggcagcaactcaaagtgcatcacaccaacaatatcccacctaacaagacttttctagggtggaggtccattttgggctgtgctttagcccagtttacctgcactgagctgTAATCTGcaacacttaacatttttataaaatatccatatttcatctccagtcactaacctgtctaaACAAGGTgaattacgttcacgagagtatAGAGAAGTGTAAATGTCCACTCTTATTCTAAGGTTGACTTTTGTCAAATCATGAGGGACCCATTTtacaagttttgacacctttcgaagctgttgcagatgacggttaactgttaaatgggttgaattaagctccTGTGCTATTTATTCagctgttacagcacaatcttcatcaagtacagccagcagcaagtcatcgttGAACTCTACAGGACGACCTGAACacggcgcatcacttaagctgtaatcacctgatttgaacttctgaaactaACTTCGACATTTTCGTTCGTAGAAATACTctgcatcataaacaccttgaatatttcgtgtagtttctgctgcactactgCTTttctttaaactcataaagcattatatgcctaatgtgctcctcagatacattcatcttcataagggtttatttgattaatgatctgaaaaagtgtagttgggttagtttcttttctttatctgaaCAATTTCATACACATCCTACTGCATATTTTAGTCATTGAAGCcttctataaagacagaaattatgatgcactttctgtattaaattttcggacattacttatgggatgacctgattcCATAGCACCTTCTTTTTTAATGCAGTAAACAACATTCATCATTAccttaagttatatatataaatatatcgtaCTGTTTGTTCGAATGTGATTTGGTTAAGTTGGTCAAACTATTCGGCCAACATCCTCAATTGTAGCATGACATTTTAAGCCCATCATTGCTGTATATCTTTCCAGTTAATTATATGCTATAAGTTAATTAACTGCTTTTTAAATTGCACACAATCTCTACCCACTAATTTTTACACTCAATAAGTATACAGAATACAATAGTTATTTTAGAAATTCATAAAACTTTGATCCTACAAAAATTATCTGCTTATATTTATGGTTCAGTATcaactttttaaaaatcaatttcacATTAGCTTATCTTCAAGTATTAAAGTtgcaaataatttgtttatttctcttactAAAGTATGCTAGTGTTATTTCAAGAAGTTCTAATGAAAACCTTACCTCCTTTCCCAAAGCACCTGTTCCAGCTGCTATATCTATGAGTTTAGCATCTTTTGGTACATTCAACTTTTCAAATTCTTTAGCCATTAACTTGGGTCCATTGTAATCGAAGAGAGATACTTCCTGCAAAAAATTCTACTAAAATTAACCTAACGAAACTCTCAGATACTAAAGTTATAATGACTATTTGATTTAGATACTTTTAGTTTAAATGAAGATTTTGATTTGTTGTTGCTCTTACATTTATCCCTGGTCAATAATTCATTTAATAACTACTTTTAAATACctacaaaattattaaagtaaaataactgtaTACCTTCACTCATGTGTATTAGTAGTTTTCTTATCACATTATTGCTATCCGTtcactgaaagtaaataaaatcatttttgaaaataaaataaaagacggACTTTATTTCCTTCTGTATATCACTATACCTGATACTGAGTCTTCTTTGTGGTaagtaaactttaaattaaacattctcACTAAACTGTACATTTTATGTCTTGAACTGTTACTAGTCAGTATATTGTATGTTTACACTCTCTTTATGCAGTATATTATGTGTCTTGTACTTTCACTAAGCggtatgttatattttgtactcTCGCTAAACAGTcggttttgttttgtgttttcactAACTAGTATATTCTATTTTGTACTTTCGTTAatagtaagttgtttttttcccttGTTCTCTCGCTAAACTGTATCTTCTGTCTTGATCTCTTCAGTTCCTAGTTGTAATTTTGTTAaccaatatatttcattttttatttttgccaaAAAGTAGATTTTATACCTTCTATTATTACTAAGAATAGATTCTATGTTTTGTGATTTCGTTAAAGGGTATACTTGTGTATCATGCTCAGCAGTATTATCTTCCAGAACTTATTCATCCAGTCTACTGATCTGACAGgcatgtttgtctgtttgttcaAAAAGAAGAAACTTCCTTTTTAGTTCAGCAGTCTAATTGTTCACTTCGCAATCAGTAGCTAGACATCAAGTCTACATGTAGAAACACACTGTGGACGATAGTGTATACAGTATTAGCAATAACTAAACATTGTCCGATACATGTATACAGTGAAAAGAACAACAGCAATATTTTGATCGTGcagataaacatattttatccAGAATACTCGTCAATAACAACGACAAAGTAAGATTAtatcaaataaaagtaaatatgtgTCGCCATCAAATGTAAActtatatcatttttaattagACTTAATAACCTGGAAACATTTAAGTTATTACTAATACAGAATCTTTATAAACTTAGGAAGAGAAAAGTTAttgaaacaacaattaaattaattgtattaaataattaaattgatGACAGTAAAGTGACTGTAGACCTTTTACTATAGGCAGGTTATGTGAGGTACAATGTACTGTATAACTGTTACTGTGTGGTGGTTATGGTATATTTGATGTACTGCATGTGTTGCAGTGGGCAAGATATATACGGTATGGTGTAGTGTACACTTATTACTACCAGCAAGTTACATGAGGTTTCACGTACTGCACAGAAAGAAGTATTTAGATCATAGTGTTGAAGTTATGAAAATTGCAAGAAAGTTATTGTTGGGTAAAATGACCTTTCCCTTATGTTATTGActcgtattaaataataaaggttttgttatatttcacATAGATTTTAGATCTCTGTTAAAGATATACAGGAAACAATATTAAACGTAATATAATATACTCTAAATTATGGTAATGGCATCTTTATTTGAAGAGAACGAACGAATCATTTTGTTCCACGATTTCGTGTTAACTACTTTACGTAACACATgacttatttataatgattagttATTAAATAATCTAGATGAAAAGATGACTTAAGAATGAAGACTGATATACGTACATCCCATGCTAATGGGTTCAATAAGTTTCatcaaatttctttatatttggtATTTTAGTATCAATATTAGATGAAGGCTGCAAACGTTTCGTAACTCCAAATAGATGTGGTAGTTGATAATGTGTAATGAATTAGCAAGTAGATTTGTCATAGTCAGTTGTGCATTTCATGATTccatctgtttattttttatacgtAGTAAGTGTGCAGGTTAAGAGATTGTGAAAATAAAGTGTCGTAAGTTCACACAAAACACTTTCTGATTTGTCTTTGTGATTATTGACATTCAATAAAGTTAACGTACTGGAgtggtaaattattaaattatttattactcttGATGTGACATAGTAAGTGTAATATTACCATATGTTTGACATATCTCTACATGTAGtagtaaatgtctttttttttataaaatggctGAAAATAAAGTATGGTATTGATAAAGGTAACAGTTCAAGTTTTATCAACCTGTTAGAGTTCTGTACTATTTTATATGAAAGCTTAAACCTTGAAAACATTTGAAGAATGAAACGTATTACAAACTGTACGTCTTTATTATGGAAAGTTGAGGAGGGGTTCTCATAACAGTGAACGAGTCTAACGCCTGGAAAGAAATTGCCTTGACTCTGTCATGTGTATGGTGGATATAAGATTCAGTTTCTCTTAGGGTTGATCTTCTACAGATGTCATTAATGTTGCACAAGAGTATGTAAGTTATGTATAGATACATTCCACAAGTTTATGTAGATTATGATCACATGGTTTGTAATCTCATGCtataagaagtgaataaaaaccTTATATTGACTCTGTCATGTGTATGGTGGATGtaagattattaaaattacttatagCTATGTGGATAATAGAGATatatgttgttaaatattttactattaagaTATTATAATGCTGTAAGTATTTAGCTCATAATATTCGGATCACTGATTGTGTTAGCTGGTTGGAACTTTCTGTTTGTGAcagtgaattttgttttaatttggttgTTGGTTGTCTTTCATCTACTATTCCTTATATCGTTTAATTTGTCTATGaatttttagtttgatttaaaacACTGAATAACCTTCTAGATAATCACGTTTGTTTTGAGTATTTTTTATGTCTTATGAAACTGATTCAGTTTCTCTTAGGGTTGATCTTCTACAGATGTCATTAATGTTGCACAAGAGTATGTAAGTTATGTATAGATACATTCCACAAGTTTATGTAGATTATGATCACATGGTTTGTAATCTGATGCtataagaagtgaataaaaaccTTATATTAAGCTATAATATGTTAGGTTAGATGATACAGCTGGACATTACTATTGTTGATTATTACTGTAAGCTGGTAGTTGAATTTCTAGTTTAAATTCGGAATATTGTGATTATGTTGTTATGTTTTACATTTGTCTGATTCTTTCTGTCctgattcatttatttatttttgaattgaGATATTTATTACGTGAAGCTATGTTTTTCATTAACGTTGGTTTTAAGATATGGCAAGATACATGTTTCTTTTCTGTGTTGTGGTAGGatataaactttgtatttcaaTTGTGAGGATGTCAcactttatgtttgtttggttATTAAAGTTGTCATGTGTCTGGAATACAAATATGTTTGTACTGTTCTATTGTATTATTTACTAGAAATATTACGTTTGACGACACAagtataacttttttttctgtttgttgagATCAAGAACTCTGGTCAAGAACCTTTACTCTATAATACATAAACACTCAGTGACCTTTATCAATGCACGATAAGatagtaacaaaaaacaacacatacacgcTCAGAATTTTTTGTGCTAGAAATATCATCTTACCtcccatgttgtttttttttttacttttctgttgaaCATCTTACTCTAGTATAATAAGAAGACATAACACTCATGAACAAATGTCTCGTTACCTTAATGTCGTTATGTTACTTTACAGTATAACCGATTCTCATCATCaaatgaattattataaatatagccACACAATTTATATCTGATGAACAAAAAGTTTAGATGATTTGTTCTGTGTTAAAAAAAGAGATTTATCAggaattatctttaaatttaacTGCATCTCAGGCGACACACGGTCTGAGCGTCCAAATGACAGACCTGCTATTTTAACCGAATAGCGAGAACGTCTTTCACGGTTATAACACACTAACAgctaaataatattaacaacgtGTTGCAGGTTGAGCCTTAGATTTAGGcttatctttctttaaataaatgttaaagttGTTAAGTTTGTAATAGCATGATTTACGCACCTCATCATATGTATTTGCCCATGAGTCATAAAATTTTTTAACTTCTTCAGGTTCTTTTTCACGAAGACTTTCTTCTAAAAATGCATCAAGGTCTTTAATACGCCTTGACTTGTTTGTATCAGACATCGTTTTCACTTAGATCTTAactgaaaatagaaacaaaacgaAATTTTTAGCTTCCGATCATATTAAACTACCTACTCAGTtaaatagaaagaaaacaaacattaaggtTTTCTTGGTAATGAGTCTAGTTAATTAAATAGACTTTCCTGATGTGCTTTCTTAAAATTAGCTCGGCTGAACTTTTGTAACGTCAGTATATAcgtaataaaactgaacaaagatACTCTATGTCaattttaaagatgaaaatagatgtatttaatttataattaattttaacattaagttCATGAGTCGATAATGTAAAAGTTATCATATTTTGGAGACATCTTTACACAAGGGAAAATTATTTAGACCAATTTaacatataaaactttgtaaaagCTTAGAATTTGATATCTTGCTTCGATAAACGTAACAAATGCCTTTCTTGTTCAAGGATATTTTTCCTTTTCATCTCGAGTTGCACCGTAACTGTGGTGCTCAAGGTTTTCATGAATCTAAGTTACTTTATGTACGTGTAAAGTAAAACAGCCAATGTCTTCGAACCAACATAAATCTCACTTACAACCTACACTGAATAATTTTAACAGTTCATTcacgtaataaataaattatttgagttCAACAATGCTCATAAACATAcactttaaaagttattttactctTTACTAGGAATAAAGTTACCActataaaaagaataataaactCGACAACATCGAAGGCTGTACTTACCACTTTCTCGTATCAGTTGTGTACAGGAGCAGCAACCAGTCAGAGTAAACGAATCAAGAGAGGAAAGCGGATTAAGTAGCAGGTTTATGTtagattttttgtgtgtattttttatgtgTAAGTGATAAATGTCAGTCTTCATGAGTGTTGTTGGTGAGACTGAGCAGGAAGTGGGTTATGTAGAAGGAAGTGTTAATTAAAGTTAACACAACAAAAAATTATGTTATGGATAATTATTTCAAAGAGCAAACAGCATaccttgtattattattatttcatttttctattgtgtttttttatttctaagtttaATCTGTGTAGTTAGTAGAATTGCAAAAAGATCATGTGTGgatgataaaataaactttcggattatatactgttacaaaatattcaaacacgTTTTATTAAAACTAGTTGCTCACGTGTAGTTTTGAATGTAGCTTCTCTCCACTCAGCGAACGGGTTCTTACGCTTTCTTAAGCCTAATTCTTATCTATAACACTTTGCACCCCTTAAATTAGTTAAGACATTTCTGTTAAAAGAAGTGGAatttaaaagatgttttaatgcatatctgttttatttacttaatacagAAACTTGTTTTAGGTACAgaataaagtatattattttataaactcaaTACAGAATCTTACTTTACATAGATAAAGCAAAACGTTGCATTATCTATATAGATAATTGCATTATTTAATATAGAATCTTGTTTTACGTATTGAATATAAAATCTTGATTTACGAACTTAATTTAGAATGTCTGGAAGAGTTTTTTTCAACGAGTGTTGCTTTCTAATATGTGACGTTCTTGTTTCACCATAAAATTATCATGcatcttataatattatatagaTTAACACTTTGTATGAATGAGAAACGCGGCTGTATGTAAATATGGTGACTGTATTTTCAGAATTACTTACAAATGTAAAtcattgattttaatttataaaggaaCATGTCTTTCTCTAGTGTTTTGATTCTAGCATACTTTAATGAATGTTACGCTTACAATTTAACCTactaaacacattattaagatatgaCTCTAATTCTGTAGATAAAAccctttcttttaaatatatttcttaatatttcaaattttactcACCGCCAGCCCTTCGGATGCTCTTAAACCAAAATATAGTGGGACTGATCCCTCCCATTATAATGGTCTCACAGCTGTCAATATTTGGCGAAGtagtttctagcattgaaaaaaatatataatattacacattaaGTCATTCTAATAtcctaaataactaaaacatatatttcattaattaaatttaGTATTGTAACTTACTACAAATTTAGTTATGGATAAAAGTGCGAGTCCAAAAGAATAATAGAATAACTTTATGTATATGACCAAGCTGTATGTGGACAAGTtctgtttaatttaattatttatcgtATTAAGGAAATTTTTGTTAGTTAGTCTGCCAGAGTTGGAATATGAGGGAAGGGGATAATTCCAGTTGATCTAAGTAGAATCTGAGAAAAATCAGaggtaaaatatattatagtttcattagtcttattttcattttaataatagatcTGACGAAGGAATTGTTTAACTACGAGATATTGTAAACTTTAATAGGATGAGGTTAATAGagttaaatgaaagaaaatttaatatttttcgaaACAGTTAACTTGAAATAATAGCTGATTTCAGACACTGGCTTTTTATTATCTTTCAGAGTAGATTAACAGGAAATCGtttgtaaaactaattatttaaacagtACATTTCTTTTGATAGACAAAGTTAAACGAAAACGGTTTTGCAAAAAAATATtctaagaaacaaaatgaaagtaatttgtttagtaaCTCAAGTTTAATTCCACGTCTTAAATTTGTTAATATATCATAATTCATTCAAATTACAATCACCAATAAACTTAAGAAGAGCTTTTCTTCTCATCTTCTTCCACTGTAACTGTAATACCACAGGTATGTTAAATTTAATAGTCTTGATAATATGTGatatttgagttatttttttttacatagtgtgAAATAACTCAAGTCTCtgcaaatattacaatttttttcattacGTAAAACAacgcaaaattattttaaaacttcctCTGCGGAAACTGGATTTTGCACAGATTCCCACTTCCCACTGCCCTGTAATTCGGTTATTACACTGTTGAATGTTTCTTTCTCTTCTCCTTCTTTGGGTTGACAGTTATCCAACAGAGTAAACCTCgtattaaaaaaagtattaaactaTGATAATGCACCAGACGTATGCTTATAAAACATTACCCAAAACATGTTGAAAAAGGGGTGGatgtatgatatttttattatatttgaagtaATAACTGAAGTAACAAATTTTTTATgcgcaaaaaattaaaattttcttgatGACGTTAATAATCTATATTCATTATGGACCACGATAGTGGCTCGTAATAAGAATCGACCCCGTTTAGACcaaaaactttaaaagaaagCATGGCAAAAATCACCTTCCAAAGCAACCTCGTTACTAAATATGATAATGCAACAAAATTACACTCAGTCCTAACTTTACAAAGAGCTTTTATTTCATCTTCTTCCACAATAATTCTAATACTACAGGTACGCCAAATTTAATCTGATAATATtgataatatgtaatatttgaGTTGTTTTTTGCTCATAGTGGGTCGTTGTAAATATTACGATTTCTTCATTACGGAAAACAATGCAAATTCTTTTTTATAAAGCTCCTCTACACGAACTGGATCTTGTACAGCTTCCCGCTTCCCACTGTCCTTTAAGTCAATTAGTACATTGTTGAATGTTTCcttctcttcttcttcttttgGGTTGATCGTTACCCAACTGACTAAGCCTCCTACAATGAAAATATCTCAAAGCTAAAACTTACATCTACAATATTACTCTACATATGTTTAAATACGAGCTGTCGTACGTATGATTAATTGTTCGTGTTTGTAGTAATAAGAACAATTTTACTCTGTGCACATAAACAAACTTAGCGTGCACGTGTTAACggaaacaatttttaatgttttagcaCAAGTACTTACGTTTAAGGCAAAAAATTTCCTTAACTCATACAGGTGATACTAAGATTTATACGAGCTACAATTGTGATAGAGAAAATTATGTCTTCTATATAAAAGAGATATCGGTATAAGAGGCACTAATACGGCTGTAAGGACACACTGGCTTTACAATTAATGCTGCATTAACATATTTTACGTTTAAGAAAAGagttaaacaaagaaactaataatTAACAGCACATATAGGTACTGAGTCCACAATGTACAACATTCAAAACCACTGTTCACGAACTGAAGTGATTGTTTTTTTGAATTCGTGCAAAGatgtacgagggctatctgcgctatctgttcCTAATGTAACACTGATAGAACAAAGTGggaatactcttttaacaccaaAACGTGTAGTTGATCTACACTATTTGACACATTTGCTACTGAAAGATATGATGAGGATTTAATCCCTCATTCCTCAGACTGCGAATTGAGTAACTTGAATTTAGTggtaagaaaaaatgttttttaatagtaTAGTGTAATACTAGGACTGACCAGTACTGCATCAGATCAACCTGACGTAccttagttataaaaataaacttcagtaacaaaaaataaactatggCTCTTATGTCTCTATATTCATGATGCAAAACTGTATTAtacaaaaacttttttattttgataccaaaataaaataatgtgctAATCAATTCCAAAAACTTTCAAAGGTATTTGTTAAAGTGACAGTGACGTATGTCTCAACATACTATATAAAGTTAACCCTATTCAGAATTAAAACTGTAACCATATGTTCATGACCAAGAACACTCAATAAGATTCTG
Above is a genomic segment from Tachypleus tridentatus isolate NWPU-2018 chromosome 11, ASM421037v1, whole genome shotgun sequence containing:
- the LOC143231982 gene encoding methyltransferase-like protein 27, with protein sequence MSDTNKSRRIKDLDAFLEESLREKEPEEVKKFYDSWANTYDEEVSLFDYNGPKLMAKEFEKLNVPKDAKLIDIAAGTGALGKELKALGYSCIDALDGTKGMLEVAKKKNIYRNLFQFFFGSDKKSPISEGTYDIAVSCGGIGPGHIPYSAFHDILAMVKQGGLVCWVTINPKEGEEMETFNSFLTELKDSGKWEAVQDPVRVEEFCKNDFALFYVMKKL